The genomic window gggatgtgcccgaataccttattcggaacagcacgaataatgacttcaacgAATTCCTTTGAATAATGCAAAAGATATACGGAAGACCGATCATCCAACGAGCACAGGTATTAagcgatattttaaataaacagatcCTAAATTACAAATGAACGATGAGTCTGGGAAAccaatattactacagtgtaaaccttatgaatgaaatgtgttattTCAAGTTCATCGGATGGACACTTCATTTCAGTCTCCATTGTACACGTCTCAGAAATCTCAATCTTGTCAagagtaacattaactaagataataTATCATACACATTTTCCACTTCTTAAACTGTCTGTTAACATATTAACACCAACTGTTGCACATAATTCACACGTAAGGATCCATAATCCAACCTGAACGCGATGTTGAATTCCTGACCAGAGAAGTGATGATTTATTAGCGGAGCTTGTCTGTCCATCTCTTAAagctgaccacatttatatccacttCACCAGTTAAGGTAATTGCATGGTTTAGCCTTTATTCCAAacagtttaaatgctccatagaggtttaaatacttttaaatgtagAAAACAAAACGTTCACATTTTCCATACTTTTCTAGAAAATTATAGAGGCTCGCTCTTGCTATTTATTCCCCTGTATTTagctaattctgcacatgtaatttaactaaataattatgtcctccgcattatgttaaaatatgtgcaCACAAAATAAGCCTCAAGTGTAGTCTGTCATACAACGTTCAGATTTAAATGAATGGTGCTAtatcacctgtttgtaggcttaagtaattttctcctttcttttaatgtttgtatttgtatttaatatttgtggcgaaatgtgtgcttgacatttcacaattgcttAACACCTCGTGCCTCCAGAATAACATTGTTATACTTGCACACTGCACATAAACTTAAACATATACTTGCACATTGCAGAcataaatcaaaattatttttcagcAGATATAATGTcaaaaataccaggagaaaccaaagcTAAAAACATTCCACGGTTAATGTAGTCTACATATACAGCTtacaacttacattttaaaatgaggtTTGAGACTCTTCCGGTTTAAGCCCTGCCCACATCCGCTTATATCTgaatacagatcattttgtcatagaacagatacaaatacagataatggcttcgctgcacacccctagttTCTACTGCGTATATTTTTTGGCACCCAGTGTAATTCTAGTATATTAGTATATTCTGTTGATAAtcttttgtttgttaattgtgAAAGGATAATAAGAGCTTTTGAAACTAATTTCACTCCCAAAcctctgtttctgtctgtattaGAGATCAGTTAACAAGGGTTCTACAGCAAATCAAGAGTGAGCGTGGTACAATGGCTGGCATGTCAATAGATGATGTTACTCAGCAGGTTTCCCAGAGACTTGCACAGAACCAGAGACTGGTGAGAGCGCACATTCTCTGTTTCTTTCACTAAATCTTTTAGTTTTTTCCCATGCTGTGTATTGTAGGTTTGTCTTGATACCAAAATATCAGTTTGCCAATGGCATGTTTATGTTAATAGCTTTTGAACCGTGAGTACTAGAAACTacattatttttttctctgatttCTTGGCTCAAGACAATTCGATTTCACCATATGGCATCATTTTGCATCATGAAAATTTGTTggccatttagaattttctgacaaaaagtaattaacagaattttgataaaccataccgttttctAATTGCGCTTCAGTGAATTCAACGAAGAGCACACCAAAATGGACATGAGGGTATATCTTCATAACGCATTAGCGTATTCATACCAAACTTATTATTTGTTATAGGCACAATTACTGGAGGGTGCCTGCGTAGTTTTGGAACAGTGCCACCTAGTTGTCATGAGATATGAAAAAATAACcattttgcttataacttctgaacagttaggcataaaatcataaaattggtctcattagattcagtgagGTATAGCAAGTCCAAAGAATTCCTATGTTGGCCATTTTGGGCGTCGACcatttttaattaagttttaattatttattttatttattaatgctgTTTTTTACGAACGACTTGGCGTATCGTTATAAAAAtctgtatgtgtctttggcaccatgctctgaagggactcaaTATGTTTTGGGACAGCGCCACCTTGTGAtaaaaattataatgctatttctaaaaatgctaatagctattaaccccttttgcctactgtcatgagactCTATTCTTGATAGATTCCCTGGTTCATGCTGAGAACAATGATGCCAATTATGTCGTGATCGAACAAACTTCCTGTCcggcttttttaaatgttttgaaaacctacttttagTCCTCTTAGCctgtttgtctgatttgcacgaaaattggcctgcatcatctagaggcactcactacaaagttattttcagaattttgataaaccatactgtTTTCGAATGGCAATTCAACGAATTCGACGAAGAACCctcaaaattgaacttgaggctctATCTCCGctacgctttgagggattgggatgaaacttAGTAtatgtcatcaccattaggccctgatgttacctgcagcattttggcgCACTGCCTCTACTGGTCAGGAGATtttattttggcttataactcttgaacactttcctgcatgataaccatcatgcccagatactacctgagcagtttcagaacagtgccacatactggacaaCAATTCTAAGAAGTAgctatttttagttttaaaattaatgctttttttttatgattgaatgtttactttttctaactcaTACATTGTTCATTGGAATCTAACTAAAAACTTATCACAAAGTTTCTTTTGCTTCTCATGGTGCTGGTAATTGTATTGATCCTGGTATCGCTACTTGTAGCTATATtatttcttatatttattttagtatctACTTTGTACCAAAGTACTTTTcattttccaaaagcattgtTCATATAATTTATATCTATATCTGCTGTTTCAGCCACCAGGCCCTATAGCACCCCCATCTGGAGCCAGAGCCTTTCCTGGTTCAGTTGGCCCAATTCAGCGTCCAATAGCCCAGCCAGTGCGTCATATGCGGCCTCATTTCCGTGCCCCTGTCGCCCAGGTCTTTCACACAAGACCCCCACAGGTAGAAATCAACTTATAACTTAACTCATCTCTTTTCTCAAATCACATTAGACTACTCACTCGaaactatattttaaatgtacGTTCTGTCTATCATTCAGTAATAGGAAGTATGTTTTTGAGATACTGAGATTGCACTCTTTATCTCTCGTTCTCCCTTTTAGTCCCCTGCCCGTAGATTTTGTTTGATGTGCCAGAATCCTGTAGATGCTGGAAGCCAGTACAACACAAACTGCTCTCATATGATGCATAAAGATGTGAGTGTgtagaattcacaaaaatatgtttatgGCACATTATTCCCTTGTCTATGGGTACTAAAAATTGTGTTGCTCCAATTCCTTTTCTTTAGTGCGTCAGTGTTTGGCTCAAGACCAGCAAGAATAACTCCTGTCCTTTCTGTCCATCCAAATGAGGACTGACTAAGCCAGAAAACAATCACAGCCATATTTGAGCCAATACCTGcagaaaatgaagtagaaattaTCATATTAAAGGAATTGTTACCCCACAAATGAAAACTGTTTACTTTTTACCCTTATGTAGTTCAAAACCCATATCACttgtttttcttctgtggaacacaaaaggatatttaGAATGTTTGAATGCCACAATTGTTGATTTCCATACTATAGTAgtttgatagtgactcactttaaagttttACTAAGTGTGACATAAAGGTAGTCCATGCAACCTGTGCATgctatttcaagtcttctgaaggcatacaatcacTTTGAATGATGAAtaaactaaaatgtaagtaattattcactcctaaatcaaattatttatcaaCTCGTAGACACATCACTAATATAAAAACTCATTGGTATGATGACCTCAGTGAGATTTAATGTAATTGATGTttcaccatatttgattttggCTCTGTGTGCATGAGATATGAATTGGTCctttatttgatttgagagtgaataacgacttaaatttcagtccatTAGTAATcgttgtcttcagaagacttggaatatgaaacAAAAGCTGCATGGACTTTTATGACACTTGAgggtgcttttttattttaaagtgagtcactattaaCTGCTATTGTATAGACGCTAGCAAAATATACCCCAAAAAATATATCCTTTGGTGTTTCGCAGAAGAAGGAATGTCATATCAGgttggaatgaaatgagggtgattatataatgaaataattttcatttttgggtatactgtTTGGTTGAGCCAAGCTTTTGTAATTCTGTAATTCTCAATCTGTTTATTGtcaaaaataatttgtttctgGTCCGATAACTATTTCTGTGAAGACATTgtgtaattatacatttttattattatttttcaaatctgTGGAATCCTTTCAGTATGAATTGTACTTTTCTCCAGTATTTAATATTATTCCAAAGACTTTTGAATATACCCTGAATTGTACTATATAACAGATTATGCTTTTTCTAAAGGCCATGTTACAACATACTGAATGTGCAAACTCCAGCACAGAATAAAATGTTTCTTTCAAACtttaccaaactgttttgtttgtttttaaggatCAACAGAGGATTTTATTTTACTTGAATCAATATCATTAACCTTTACCAGTTTCAGATTACCTCCATGGAAGAACACATTGATTCAGAGAATTTAGTCTTTATGTGGATTTTATTTAACAATACATTGAACATTTAACTAACAAGCCTTGCACAATTACTCTTTCCCCCACCAAACACTCTTACAATCCATTAAGAATGTCTGTGCTTTGCTGTTCTTGCTTGTGAGTATTTATGAGTCCTTGCTGTGCACTTTTTATGCCTGGATGGACTTGGAGATAGTTTCATACCACTGTGCAAACTTGACCTTCAGCTCCTCCATGTAGGGCTCAAAGCGGGCATTCAGGTCCTGGGTGTGTGGAGCAATCTTCTCCCTGGCCTCCTCAACAGCCTTCACCAGCTGCTCCTTGTATTCCTCAGCATAGGGGGCAGCCATGGTCCTCAGATCCTCCAGACGTTCGGTCAGCTTGGTGCGCACAGCCTCAATCATGGGCATCAGCTTAGTCTTGGTCTCTTCAACATTGGTCTCGATCTTCTGCCTCATTTCATCGACCATGGGCTGCATCCTGGCACGCAGTTGCTCTGCATTTTCACGGTTCAAGGTCACATACTCTTGGAAGAGTGGCTCCAGCTTCTCGCGGTATTCCTCCATGTGCTTTTGCAGAATGTTGTGCAGCTCAGCACGGTGGGGCTCCAGCTTGGAACGGAGGTCTTCAACATCAGTCATGATGCGCTCATGCAGCAGTTTGGTGGTCTCCGAAAACTGGTTGGAGAAGGACTCTGTGTAGGGGGTCAGAGCCTGGGAGGAGGTTTGGGCGTAGTCCTGCAGCTTGGTCAAACTCTCTGAGAGTTTCAACCTGATGAGAGCGAGAAACAAGATGAAGAGAATTTCACATTTGTGAAATGTGACAATTAAACATTATACAGCTCCTGTTAAAACTGGAGAAGAAATGTGGCAAAGGAATCTGAGCCAACAGTTTAAAGAATGATTGAATTGAAAGGCAAGTGACTTAAGATAAGTAAAACACACAGAGAAGATTAAGACATGGAAGAGTACAAAGCAAGGAGAACGTATAGTTGAGTTCTTTGGTGATGTTATGATGATCAGAATTGTCTCTTACTTGTACTGCTCATACTCTGTTCCATCCAAGTGATCGAGAGTCTTCTGAGCCTGTTCCTTGACCTGGGTCAGGTACACCAAGGCTACTGCCTTGTAGTGCTCCAGCTGGGAGGGAGCATCAGCCTGCAGGAAGCGGGCCTGGGAATCTGAGAAGACACACAGGAAAAGACACTAgatttcagaaaatataaaacctCAGGTAGCACAGCAAAGACTAAGTCCTTGTGATTATGTGAATCTACATATTGAAATTGTCACCAGAGAACACCAAAGCATTAACAAAATGTGTCAATTTCATATGTTTTCAAGGTAAACTTGAAAAGTTATGCTCTCAGCAACTTAAAGTACTACATAAAATAGaacttttttgaaaaacaaaaaattacttaCCCACAGCGAGGAGGAGAGTCAGTGCAATAGCCACAAATTTCATGGTTAAGcctgaaagagaaaacagttattttcaaAGGAGAAGTCTTGTGTTATGCTCAACTGTGTCTTGTATCAGTATTTTTCATTGTCCTCTTTTCATCTTTCAATTTCCCTATCTATTCCTGTCTTATGCCTTTTCTCTTCCCATGATTCTTATTCTTTCTCATT from Xyrauchen texanus isolate HMW12.3.18 chromosome 3, RBS_HiC_50CHRs, whole genome shotgun sequence includes these protein-coding regions:
- the apoa1a gene encoding apolipoprotein A-I, which translates into the protein MKFVAIALTLLLAVDSQARFLQADAPSQLEHYKAVALVYLTQVKEQAQKTLDHLDGTEYEQYKLKLSESLTKLQDYAQTSSQALTPYTESFSNQFSETTKLLHERIMTDVEDLRSKLEPHRAELHNILQKHMEEYREKLEPLFQEYVTLNRENAEQLRARMQPMVDEMRQKIETNVEETKTKLMPMIEAVRTKLTERLEDLRTMAAPYAEEYKEQLVKAVEEAREKIAPHTQDLNARFEPYMEELKVKFAQWYETISKSIQA